Within the bacterium genome, the region CTCCATGGCCGCTATCCGGCCCCCGCCGATCTTCTTGCACAGGGTCTGGGAGACCACGCCCTTAAGCGATTCCGAAAGCATGATCCGGATCTGCTCCTGGCGGTCGGCCGGGAACTGCTCGATCACCCGGTCCACGGTGGAGGCGGCGGTGGAAGTGTGCAGGGTGCCGAAGACCAAATGGCCGGTCTCGGCGGTCTCGATGGCGATGGAGACCGTCTCCAGGTCGCGCATCTCGCCCACCAGCACTATGTTGGGGTCCTCGCGCAAAGCCGCCCGCAGGGCGTTCTTGAACGAAGCGGTGTGGGGTCCCACCTCCCGCTGGTTGATCAGGCACTTCTTGTTCTCGTGCACGAATTCTATCGGGTCCTCCAGGGTGATGACGTGCCCGGCCCGGGTGCGGTTGACCAGGTCCACCAAAGCGCAGAGAGTGGTGGACTTTCCCGAGCCGGTGGGTCCGGTCACCAGCACCAGCCCCTTGTTCAGGTTGCACAGGTTCTGGATGGCCATGGAGATGTTCAGGTCCTCCACCGTCACCACCTTGGTGGGGATCACCCGGAACACCCCGCCCATGCCCTTGCGGTCCAGAAATATGTTGACCCGGAAACGGGCCACCCCGGGGATCTCGTAGGCAAAATCGGTGTCGTTGTCGCCTTCAAAATCATCGCGGTAGCGCTTTTCCATTATCTGGTACAGCATCCGCTCTGCGGCGGCCGGGGTGGTCACCGGAAATTCATCCATCCGCTTGATGTCACCGTCGATCCGGAAGATGGGCTTTTCCCCGCTGGAGAGGTGCAGATCCGAGCCCTTGCGCTCCACCAGCAGTTTCAACAGTTTGTCTATTTCGGCTTCCCGGTATACCTTGGCATATTTGGATTCCTGCTGCTCGGACATGGTTTGGGCTGGGGCAGGAACCGGAGCGGCGGGAGCCGCCGGCCGGGGAGTTTCAGTTGCCGGTGGTTGAGACGGCGGGGGATTGAACGATTCCGTTACCACCGCCGCGGCCGGCACGAAGAGGGCCGAAAGATGCTGGCCCTGCATGGTCACCTTTCCCTGGTATTCCGCCCCCTGGGGGGACTTGTAGCTGAAGTCCACCGTGGGCTGGCTCATCAGTTTTTCCCGGATGTTCTCCGGCATGATCTCGGACAGCAGGCTCATCACCTCCTGCCGGGAGAATTTCTGCTTGGAGACCGATTGCAGCGATCCCCCTATGACGAACTGGGGCTCGGCCTCGCTGTTCAGCTGGAATTCAGCCGCCTGATAATCTGACATGGCTTTAAAGAAAGTGTCGATTCTGGCCATTTTCATCTCCTGGGAGTTACAAAGCTTATTTGCCGCTGGTTAATGATGTGCACCGTCTGCTCTGTCCGGAGCAAGAAGAATTTTTCCTCCTGGTTCAAAAAATCCACCAGCCGCGATTTGGCGGGCGGCAGTTCCACAAAGGCGTTCCCCTTCAGGGAATGTTGCTTGTTGAAATGGACCTCCATCGGCTCCTCCTTGGCCCCCATCCCCGAAAGGTCCTGTCCGGCCAGCTCGGCCTCGGCGCTGACCTCGATCTCCACGATCCGGTCCTTGTTCATCATCCGCACCGGAGGTTCGGCGTCCAGCCGAAGCACGAAAAAACGCTCCGGACTGTTCATGAATTCCAGCGCGGTTTCCGGGCCGCTGTGGTTCTTGGAGAACAAGCTCAGGAAAAGCTCGCCCTTGATCTCCTCGCAGTCGGTACAGCGGATGATGACCGGCACCTTCCTTTTTTCTACGGCCAGTTCCTGCATGGCTGTTGCTCCTCTTCGTTTTTTAGCGGAAATATTTTGACAGTTTGCCGCGGTTTGGGTATAATCATGTCTTATGAATAATAAAGACGCCTCAAAATTCAGGCTCATTCACATCGATTGGGCCAGGGGACTGGCCGTGATCCTGATGATCCAGACCCATGCCATAGACGCCTGGCTGGCGCCCCAGTACCGTTTGTACGCCTTTTTCGGCAAGTCCCAGCTGCTGGGAGGATTCCCCGCCCCGGCCTTCCTTTTCCTGGCCGGGCTGGCCATGGCCCTGGGCTACGGCAAAGTGGACAATTCGGATATGACGCTACTGCCCAAACTCTGGCTCTCGGTCAAACGCGGCCTGCAGGTGCTGGGGCTGGCAGTTTTGTTCCGCCTGCAGGAGTTCGTCCAGTGGACGGAGTGGCGTCAGTGGCATAAGATGTTTAAAGTGGACATCCTCAATACCATCGGGGTCTCCCTGATGGCGCTGGGCCTGTTGTTCTGGGCGGTCCGTTCAAACCGCTGGCGCCTGGTTCTTCTTTTGGCGGGGGCCTCCGCCCTGGCCGCCTTCACGCCATTGGTTCAGAATTCCACCACGGTCAAGTCCCTGCCCTGGCTGTTGGGCGAATACCTGGGCCGGCGTTTCGATTACGGATATTTCCCGATATTCCCCTGGCTGGCCTTCGCCTTCGGCGGAGCCGCAGTGGGCCTGCTGACCGCGGAATACAAACAGGACCGGAACAAAAGCATCTTCCTGAACCTGGGGCTGGCCGTCCTGGCCTGGGTCTTGATCATCGGGGGCAACCTTTGGGCCAAGCACGTCCCCCACGGGGCCGGATGGAGTTTCTGGCGCAACAGCCCGGAATATGCCGTCATCCGGATCGGGATCCAGATCCTGGTCCTGTCGGGCAGCTTCATGCTCTGCCTGCTCTTTAAGCCCCGGAGTTTTTCGCTGATGCGCCTGCTGGGGCGGCACTCCCTGCTGGTCTACTGGGTGCACATCACTTTGGTCTACGGCCGGCCGCTGTATTTCCTGAAACTCGAACTTGATCCCCGGCAGTCGCTGCTGGGTGTGGCTCTGTTGACCGCGGCCATGCTGGGCCTGGCCTGGCTGGCGGAGAACTGGAAAGGACTTTATGAAAGGACGAGCAGAGTTCCAAGATCAAGTGCAATATGAAGACCCATAGTAATTAGTGTCTTGGTGTCGCTTCGATAAACTCAGTGCACCGCTTTGTGGCTATGAGTTCATCCAGTTCCAGGTTTCGCTTTCCGAGCGCTCCAGCCAGTCGCCGTTGTTGGTCATGTAAGCATAGACGTTGGAGAGCGCCTCGTAATGCTTGGTCTCCTCGGTCATCA harbors:
- a CDS encoding heparan-alpha-glucosaminide N-acetyltransferase domain-containing protein: MNNKDASKFRLIHIDWARGLAVILMIQTHAIDAWLAPQYRLYAFFGKSQLLGGFPAPAFLFLAGLAMALGYGKVDNSDMTLLPKLWLSVKRGLQVLGLAVLFRLQEFVQWTEWRQWHKMFKVDILNTIGVSLMALGLLFWAVRSNRWRLVLLLAGASALAAFTPLVQNSTTVKSLPWLLGEYLGRRFDYGYFPIFPWLAFAFGGAAVGLLTAEYKQDRNKSIFLNLGLAVLAWVLIIGGNLWAKHVPHGAGWSFWRNSPEYAVIRIGIQILVLSGSFMLCLLFKPRSFSLMRLLGRHSLLVYWVHITLVYGRPLYFLKLELDPRQSLLGVALLTAAMLGLAWLAENWKGLYERTSRVPRSSAI
- a CDS encoding type IV pilus twitching motility protein PilT — its product is MARIDTFFKAMSDYQAAEFQLNSEAEPQFVIGGSLQSVSKQKFSRQEVMSLLSEIMPENIREKLMSQPTVDFSYKSPQGAEYQGKVTMQGQHLSALFVPAAAVVTESFNPPPSQPPATETPRPAAPAAPVPAPAQTMSEQQESKYAKVYREAEIDKLLKLLVERKGSDLHLSSGEKPIFRIDGDIKRMDEFPVTTPAAAERMLYQIMEKRYRDDFEGDNDTDFAYEIPGVARFRVNIFLDRKGMGGVFRVIPTKVVTVEDLNISMAIQNLCNLNKGLVLVTGPTGSGKSTTLCALVDLVNRTRAGHVITLEDPIEFVHENKKCLINQREVGPHTASFKNALRAALREDPNIVLVGEMRDLETVSIAIETAETGHLVFGTLHTSTAASTVDRVIEQFPADRQEQIRIMLSESLKGVVSQTLCKKIGGGRIAAMEILLGIPAVSNLIRESKTYQLPSIIQTNRKMGMVSLNESLMELVNLKKVEAREAYMKALDKPDILNQLKRDGHSTAFIDDVK